AACAACATCGCTGATACCGATGCGGCGCTGGAGTGCGTGAAAGAGTTCAACGAACCTGCCTGCGTTATCGTTAAGCACGCTAACCCGTGCGGTGTGGCCGTCAGCACCTCTATTCTCGACGCTTACGACCGCGCCTATAAAACCGACCCAACTTCTGCGTTTGGCGGCATCATCGCTTTCAACCGCGAACTGGATGCCGAAACAGCACAAGCCATTATCTCACGCCAGTTTGTTGAAGTGATTATCGCCCCGTCAGCAACAGAGGAAGCGCTGAAAATCACTTCCGCTAAACAGAACGTACGCGTCCTGACCTGTGGTCAGTGGGCAACCCGCGTTGCCGGTCTGGACTTCAAACGCGTAAACGGTGGCCTGCTGGTTCAGGATCGTGATCTTGGTATGGTCACCGAAGGTGAACTGCGTGTGGTTTCCAAACGTCAGCCTACCGAACAAGAATTACGTGATGCGCTGTTCTGCTGGAAAGTGGCAAAATTCGTGAAATCTAACGCCATTGTCTACGCCAAAGAGAATATGACTATCGGGATAGGCGCAGGCCAGATGAGCCGCGTTTACTCTGCGAAGATCGCCGGGATTAAAGCCGCCGACGAAGGGCTGGAAGTCAAAGGTTCCGCCATGGCTTCCGACGCGTTCTTCCCGTTCCGTGATGGTATTGATGCCGCCGCAGCCGTCGGTGTGAGCTGCGTTATCCAGCCTGGCGGTTCTATTCGCGACGAAGAGGTGATTGCCGCTGCCGACGAACACGGTATTGCGATGATCTTCACCGACATGCGCCACTTCCGCCATTAATCCACGGAGCAGACGATGAAAGTATTAGTTATTGGCAACGGCGGGCGCGAGCACGCCCTGGCCTGGAAAGCGGTACAGTCACCAAATGTCGATACCGTTTTTGTCGCACCGGGTAACGCGGGCACCGCGCTGGAGCCTGCGCTGCAAAACGTGGCTATCGGTGTTACCGATATCCCGGCACTGCTGGCCTTTGCCCAGAGCGAGAAGATTGACCTGACTATCGTCGGCCCGGAAGCGCCGCTGGTGATTGGCGTGGTCGACGCCTTCCGCGCCGCCGGTCTGAAAATCTTTGGCCCCACCGAAGGTGCCGCGCAGCTTGAAGGCTCAAAAGCCTTCACCAAAGATTTCCTCGCCCGTCATAACATTCCGACGGCGGAATATCAGAACTTCACCGAAATCGAACCCGCGTTGGCTTACCTGCGCGAGAAAGGCGCACCCATTGTCATCAAAGCCGACGGTCTGGCTGCCGGTAAAGGCGTTATCGTGGCAATGACGCTTGAAGAAGCCGAAGCCGCCGTGCATGACATGCTGGCAGGCAACGCCTTTGGCAATGCAGGTCACCGTATCGTGATTGAAGAGTTCCTCGACGGTGAAGAGGCAAGCTTTATCGTGATGGTCGACGGCGAGCACGTGCTGCCAATGGCCACCAGCCAGGATCACAAACGCGTAGGTAATGGCGACACCGGCCCGAACACCGGCGGAATGGGTGCATATTCTCCGGCGCCAGTCGTGACCGATGAAGTTCATCAGCGCACCATGGAACGCATCATCTGGCCAACCGTCAAAGGCATGGCGGCGGAAGGTAACACCTACACCGGTTTCCTGTATGCGGGTCTGATGATCGACAAACAGGGCAACCCGAAAGTGATTGAGTTCAACTGCCGCTTTGGCGATCCGGAAACTCAGCCGATCATGCTGCGCATGAAATCGGATCTGGTGGATCTTTGTCTGGCCGCTTGTGAAGGCAAGCTGGACGAGAAGGCCTCCGAGTGGGACCAGCGCGCTGCGTTAGGCGTGGTGATTGCCGCCGGAGGTTATCCGGCTGACTACCGTACCGGGGACGTTATCCACGGCCTGCCGCTGGAAGAAACCGCAGACGGCAAAGTATTCCACGCCGGGACTAAACTCGCGGATGACGACCGTGTGTTGACCAGCGGCGGTCGCGTACTATGCGCCACCGCGCTGGGTCATACCGTTGCCGAAGCGCAGAAGCGCGCTTATGCCCTGATGGCTGATATTCGCTGGGACGGCAGCTTTAGCCGTAACGACATCGGCTGGCGCGCCATCGAACGCGAGCAAAACTAGCGGCTAAGCTTAGCCAGCAGCGTTTTGCGCGTAATGCCTAACTGGCGGGCGGCTTCAGTTTTGTTGCCGCCCGTTTTTTCAAGCGCCGCCAGAATCACCTCTTTTTCTACTTCCACCAGCGGTTGAATCACGTCATCGGATAGCGACAACGCCGGAACTGGCGTACCGGCAATCGACAACGGTAGCTCGCGTTCGGAAATATACTCTCCCGTCAGCAGAACCACCGCCCGCTCCACCGCGTTTTCCAGTTCACGAATATTGCCAGGCCAGTCGTAGTGGATCAGCAAATCCATCGCCTGCGGCGTAAAACCCTGCACCGCCTTGCGGTTACGCTCGGCATAACGTTGCAGGAAATAGCGCGCCAGCTGTGGGATATCTTCTCGACGCTGACGCAACGGCGGCATGTCGATGGTCACCACGTTCAGGCGATAGTAGAGATCCTGACGAAAGCGACCGGCACTCACCTCTTCGGCTAAATCGCGATGGGTGGCGGCAATCAGTCTGACATCAACCTTAATCGTCTGATTACTCCCAACGCGTTGAACTTCTCGTTCCTGGATCGCCCGTAACAATCGCACCTGCATCAGCGGTGAGATATCACCAATCTCATCGAGGAATAATGTGCCGCCATCGGCTTGCTCAAAACGCCCTTCCCGCCGTTTATCGGCCCCGGTAAACGCGCCCTTCTCATGACCGAACAGTTCCGACTCCAGCAACGATTCATTGAGCGCCGCACAGTTCAGCGTCACCAGCGGTTGATTATTACGCCTGCTACTGGCGTGGAGCGCACGGGCAACCAGCTCTTTGCCGGTACCTGACTCACCGCAGATCAACACTGTCGCATCAGATGGCGCCACCAGGGCGATATTGCTGAGTAGCGTCTGCATCGCCGGGCTATCACCCACCATGCCAAATTGTGCTGCTGGGCCTGGTTCCATGCCGCTATCGGACTGGCGCGTATGTGCCAACGCCTGGGCAAGCGTCTCCTGCAGTTTGTCAAAATCCAGCGGTTTGATGAGATAATCCAGCGCCCCGGACTTGATAGCTTCAACCGCCGTTCCGACGCTGGAGAAAGCGGTCATGATGAGTACCGGGATTGCCGGGTTGTAAGCCTTAATTTCCTTGAGCGTTTCGATACCGTCCATCTCCGCCATACGGATATCGCACAGCACCAGGTCAAATACTTTTTGCTTCACTAGCTCCAGAGCCAACAGCCCGTTGTGGGCCAATGCGACGTTATAGCCCCAGCCCCGCAGTAAGGCCTGGAGGATCGTACAATGGCTGACATCGTCATCAACAACCAGAATGTCTACCTTCTCATCCGTCATCCTTGTTCATCCTTTTGTTGCGCGCTCACCGGCAGATAAAGCGTAAAAACGGCGCCTTTTCCCGGCGTACTGTCGGCGTGGATCGTTCCGCCATGTTGTTCAACAATATTCTGCACTACCGCCAGCCCCAGTCCGGTACCATCTGCTTTGGTCGTAAAATAGGGGGTGAAGATGGCCTGTCTTTGCTCTGCCGTCATCCCTTTTCCACTATCGGTCACGACGATTTTCACTCTCTGACCATCGCATTCGCCGACTTCCACACGAATCGTCCCGTGATGTCCAATGGCCTGCATCGCGTTGAGATACAGGTTCAGTAATACCTGCTTAAGCCTGTCAGGGTCGGCCTCAATCCGGCGTAGCGAAGGCTGAGCGTTAAAGTTCAGCTCGATAGCGCGGCTCTGCGCATCCTGGCCAATCAACTGAAGCGAGTGGGTAATGACCTCATTCAAATCAACCGATTGATATTTTAAATGTGCCGGACGCACCAGTTCCAGAAGTTCGCTGACCACCCGGTTTAAACGATCGGCTTCTTTTGCCATCACCTGGGCCAACTGATGCGCTTCGCCGTCGGGCGGGGTACGTTCAGCAAAATACTTTGCCAGCCCTTTAATGGAGGATAACGGGTTACGAATCTCATGCGCGACGCCCGCAGCCAAATGCCCGATCGCCACCAGTTTCTCTTTACGCGCCATCGCTTCCTGTAGTTGCTTACGCGAGCGCTGATAGCGTCGGAACCAAAATTGAGCCAGCACGGTTGCCACCATCACCACGCCTGCCGCGCACAGCATAACGATCATATTCCGCAGACCACGGGCGTTGTCAGCATCCAGTTCCCGGGCATCAAAGGCGATAAAAATGACCTGCGGCACCTGAGCACGCAGGTCGGCAGATTCGCGGCGCATCATCATGCGCATATGATGAGCGCCCCCGCCGTTAAGCGGGCGAAACTGGCGATAGATTTCCAGCGCCGGTTCCGGTTTTTCAAGCCGCCGCCAGCGCTCCTCGCCACCAATGTTCAACCCGCGCATCGCATCGGCAGAATACAGCGTCCCGCCAACCTGCTGCGGATCGCTATGAGCAATAATTTTGCCATTCTCATCCGTCACCGCAAACCACAGTACGCCGGGCTGCCAGGCCATTTCCTCAAGCAGCGCCTGAAGCTGGGCGTGATGCATACGCATTCCCATACCGACGCGAGTTCCGGACTCCAGGGCGCGAATCAGTACGCTGCCTTTTTCCTGAATGGTCTGGCGCGCGGCGTCGTTCTCACGACTATTGTCGCGCACGATAAGTACGGAAAACAGGCACACCAGCAGTAAGATGAGGCCAGTCAGTAGCCAGCTCAGCCCAACAGCAACAGAATCCTTCGACAACCGCATCACGTTCATTGCAACTCCCTTTTATCAGGCTCTACGGTTCCCAGCAGAAATCATGCCATTTTTCCGGCCCGGCAAACGGGCTCTCAGGCATAAACCCGCAATACGCCGGGTAAAAATGACCCGCATCGATCTTTGTCGCGAGTCATTTTTACTCGCTGTCATCTGCTGATGCGATAGAAAACCTTATATCCTGCGGAGTTTTCATCCTGGCACGGAAGATGCAAACACAGAAGAAACCATAAACCAGGAGAATAAACCATGAAACGGAACCACAAACTCACTCTGACACTCATCGCCCTTGCCGCCTTAACCTTTGGTGGCAGCTCTGCATGGGCAGGACACCACTGGAATAACGGCAACGGAGTGG
This Klebsiella sp. RHBSTW-00484 DNA region includes the following protein-coding sequences:
- the zraR gene encoding sigma-54-dependent response regulator transcription factor ZraR, with the protein product MTDEKVDILVVDDDVSHCTILQALLRGWGYNVALAHNGLLALELVKQKVFDLVLCDIRMAEMDGIETLKEIKAYNPAIPVLIMTAFSSVGTAVEAIKSGALDYLIKPLDFDKLQETLAQALAHTRQSDSGMEPGPAAQFGMVGDSPAMQTLLSNIALVAPSDATVLICGESGTGKELVARALHASSRRNNQPLVTLNCAALNESLLESELFGHEKGAFTGADKRREGRFEQADGGTLFLDEIGDISPLMQVRLLRAIQEREVQRVGSNQTIKVDVRLIAATHRDLAEEVSAGRFRQDLYYRLNVVTIDMPPLRQRREDIPQLARYFLQRYAERNRKAVQGFTPQAMDLLIHYDWPGNIRELENAVERAVVLLTGEYISERELPLSIAGTPVPALSLSDDVIQPLVEVEKEVILAALEKTGGNKTEAARQLGITRKTLLAKLSR
- the purD gene encoding phosphoribosylamine--glycine ligase, with translation MKVLVIGNGGREHALAWKAVQSPNVDTVFVAPGNAGTALEPALQNVAIGVTDIPALLAFAQSEKIDLTIVGPEAPLVIGVVDAFRAAGLKIFGPTEGAAQLEGSKAFTKDFLARHNIPTAEYQNFTEIEPALAYLREKGAPIVIKADGLAAGKGVIVAMTLEEAEAAVHDMLAGNAFGNAGHRIVIEEFLDGEEASFIVMVDGEHVLPMATSQDHKRVGNGDTGPNTGGMGAYSPAPVVTDEVHQRTMERIIWPTVKGMAAEGNTYTGFLYAGLMIDKQGNPKVIEFNCRFGDPETQPIMLRMKSDLVDLCLAACEGKLDEKASEWDQRAALGVVIAAGGYPADYRTGDVIHGLPLEETADGKVFHAGTKLADDDRVLTSGGRVLCATALGHTVAEAQKRAYALMADIRWDGSFSRNDIGWRAIEREQN
- the purH gene encoding bifunctional phosphoribosylaminoimidazolecarboxamide formyltransferase/IMP cyclohydrolase; translated protein: MQQRRPVRRALLSVSDKAGIVEFAQALSARGVELLSTGGTARLLAEKGLPVTEVSDYTGFPEMMDGRVKTLHPKVHGGILGRRGQDDGIMEQHGIAPIDMVVVNLYPFAETVAREGCSLEDAVENIDIGGPTMVRSAAKNHKDVAIVVKSNDYEAIINEMDANEGSLTLETRFDLAIKAFEHTAAYDSMIANYFGSMVPAYYGESKEAAGRFPRTLNLNFIKKQDMRYGENSHQQAAFYIEENVKEASVATATQVQGKALSYNNIADTDAALECVKEFNEPACVIVKHANPCGVAVSTSILDAYDRAYKTDPTSAFGGIIAFNRELDAETAQAIISRQFVEVIIAPSATEEALKITSAKQNVRVLTCGQWATRVAGLDFKRVNGGLLVQDRDLGMVTEGELRVVSKRQPTEQELRDALFCWKVAKFVKSNAIVYAKENMTIGIGAGQMSRVYSAKIAGIKAADEGLEVKGSAMASDAFFPFRDGIDAAAAVGVSCVIQPGGSIRDEEVIAAADEHGIAMIFTDMRHFRH
- the zraS gene encoding two-component system sensor histidine kinase ZraS, translated to MNVMRLSKDSVAVGLSWLLTGLILLLVCLFSVLIVRDNSRENDAARQTIQEKGSVLIRALESGTRVGMGMRMHHAQLQALLEEMAWQPGVLWFAVTDENGKIIAHSDPQQVGGTLYSADAMRGLNIGGEERWRRLEKPEPALEIYRQFRPLNGGGAHHMRMMMRRESADLRAQVPQVIFIAFDARELDADNARGLRNMIVMLCAAGVVMVATVLAQFWFRRYQRSRKQLQEAMARKEKLVAIGHLAAGVAHEIRNPLSSIKGLAKYFAERTPPDGEAHQLAQVMAKEADRLNRVVSELLELVRPAHLKYQSVDLNEVITHSLQLIGQDAQSRAIELNFNAQPSLRRIEADPDRLKQVLLNLYLNAMQAIGHHGTIRVEVGECDGQRVKIVVTDSGKGMTAEQRQAIFTPYFTTKADGTGLGLAVVQNIVEQHGGTIHADSTPGKGAVFTLYLPVSAQQKDEQG